One region of Fragaria vesca subsp. vesca linkage group LG4, FraVesHawaii_1.0, whole genome shotgun sequence genomic DNA includes:
- the LOC101292006 gene encoding pathogenesis-related protein PR-1-like: MKALLFPLIILFALCTVQAFSQSPGGHPQKPNNDTILRISKQLCWGCIGESLQFLFQHNMVRAAKWEMPLMWDFQLERYARWWAGIRKADCKLQHSFPEDGFKLGENIYWGSGSTWTPIDAVNTWAAEEKYYTYATNTCEAGQMCGHYTQIVWKSTRRVGCARVLCDDGDVFMTCNYDPPGNYIGEKPY; encoded by the coding sequence ATGAAGGCACTACTTTTTCCCTTGATAATTCTCTTTGCTCTCTGCACTGTTCAGGCATTTTCTCAATCACCTGGAGGTCATCCGCAAAAGCCCAACAACGACACCATCCTGAGGATCTCCAAGCAACTATGCTGGGGCTGCATTGGAGAGTCACTCCAGTTCTTGTTCCAACACAACATGGTTAGAGCAGCAAAGTGGGAGATGCCACTCATGTGGGATTTCCAGCTCGAGAGGTACGCACGGTGGTGGGCCGGCATCCGAAAAGCCGACTGCAAGCTGCAGCATTCGTTCCCGGAAGACGGGTTCAAGCTGGGAGAGAATATTTACTGGGGCAGCGGCTCGACGTGGACTCCGATCGACGCCGTGAATACCTGGGCTGCTGAGGAGAAGTACTACACTTATGCAACGAATACGTGCGAGGCGGGTCAAATGTGCGGGCACTATACTCAGATTGTGTGGAAGAGTACGAGGAGAGTCGGGTGTGCTAGGGTTCTGTGTGATGATGGAGATGTGTTTATGACTTGTAACTATGATCCGCCTGGTAATTATATTGGTGAAAAGCCTTATTAA
- the LOC101292295 gene encoding pathogenesis-related protein PR-1-like, with protein MKDSIHRTMSTLYCFTITISLLLISTTYAHAAPPKQTQQYLSLAYKFVAPQNAARSAVRMRPLVWDANLARYAQWYANQRRYDCALRHSNGPYGENIFWGSGKGWMPAQAVTAWVSERKWYSYWSNSCAGGQECGHYTQIVWRSTTRVGCARVDCFGGRGVFMVCSYDPPGNYIGERPY; from the coding sequence ATGAAAGACTCAATCCACAGAACAATGTCCACATTGTACTGCTTCACCATCACAATTTCTCTTCTCCTTATCTCAACCACATATGCACATGCTGCACCCCCAAAGCAAACGCAGCAGTACCTAAGCCTTGCCTACAAGTTCGTGGCTCCTCAAAATGCTGCTCGGTCCGCTGTCCGAATGAGGCCCCTTGTGTGGGATGCAAATCTCGCTAGGTATGCACAATGGTACGCCAACCAGAGACGATACGATTGCGCTTTGAGGCACTCCAACGGGCCTTACGGTGAGAACATATTCTGGGGTAGCGGCAAGGGGTGGATGCCGGCTCAGGCGGTGACGGCTTGGGTTTCGGAGAGGAAGTGGTACAGTTACTGGTCTAATTCTTGTGCCGGAGGGCAGGAATGCGGGCATTACACACAGATTGTGTGGAGGAGTACAACAAGAGTTGGTTGCGCTAGAGTTGATTGTTTTGGTGGGAGGGGTGTGTTCATGGTTTGTAGCTATGATCCTCCTGGGAACTATATTGGAGAAAGGCCTTATTGA